A window of the Diorhabda carinulata isolate Delta chromosome 1, icDioCari1.1, whole genome shotgun sequence genome harbors these coding sequences:
- the LOC130895137 gene encoding uncharacterized protein LOC130895137 isoform X2 produces the protein MNPRLMLFWIFIPLGGFPIPENMYLNLLPYFDNSTKRDYVINVGQTAYLHCRVGNLGDRAVSWIRKRDLHILTVGIFTYTNDQRFQSLHTDGSEEWTLAIASAQIRDGGIYECQVSTEPKISQAYHLSVVGAEN, from the exons ATGAATCCTCGACTGATGCTGTTCTGGATTTTTATTCCACTAG gtGGTTTCCCAATACCcgaaaatatgtatttgaatttattgccttattttgataattctaCTAAGAGAGATTATGTAATAAATGTCGGACAAACAGCGTATCTACATTGCAGAGTTGGCAACTTAGGAGACAGAgcg GTTTCCTGGATACGGAAACGTGATTTACACATTCTAACAGTTGGTATTTTTACATATACAAATGATCAAAGGTTTCAGTCACTACATACCGATGGTTCAGAAGAATGGACTTTAGCCATAGCGTCTGCACAAATTAGAGATGGAGGTATTTATGAATGTCAAGTTAGTACAGAACCAAAGATCAGCCAAGCATATCACCTTAGCGTTGTAG GGGCGGAAAACTAA
- the LOC130895137 gene encoding MAM domain-containing glycosylphosphatidylinositol anchor protein 2-like isoform X1 codes for MNPRLMLFWIFIPLGGFPIPENMYLNLLPYFDNSTKRDYVINVGQTAYLHCRVGNLGDRAVSWIRKRDLHILTVGIFTYTNDQRFQSLHTDGSEEWTLAIASAQIRDGGIYECQVSTEPKISQAYHLSVVVSKATILGNSEIYVRFKSDINLTCVVTETPNPPSFIYWYRGGKLINYLERGGINIVTEKQTRTSRLRISKVLPEDSGNYTCLPSSGQAASVFIHVLFDKQPEAMHHSFNLRGSASQKTHNKIIRLCLNLLIVPYYCLQNSYRLYLY; via the exons ATGAATCCTCGACTGATGCTGTTCTGGATTTTTATTCCACTAG gtGGTTTCCCAATACCcgaaaatatgtatttgaatttattgccttattttgataattctaCTAAGAGAGATTATGTAATAAATGTCGGACAAACAGCGTATCTACATTGCAGAGTTGGCAACTTAGGAGACAGAgcg GTTTCCTGGATACGGAAACGTGATTTACACATTCTAACAGTTGGTATTTTTACATATACAAATGATCAAAGGTTTCAGTCACTACATACCGATGGTTCAGAAGAATGGACTTTAGCCATAGCGTCTGCACAAATTAGAGATGGAGGTATTTATGAATGTCAAGTTAGTACAGAACCAAAGATCAGCCAAGCATATCACCTTAGCGTTGTAG tttcaaaagcTACCATATTGGGAAATTCTGAAATATATGTACGATTTAAGAGTGATATTAATCTCACTTGTGTTGTAACTGAAACACCAAATCCACCcagttttatttattggtaTAGGGGCGGAAAACTAATAAACTATCTAGAAAGAGGTGGAATCAATATTGTTACAGAAAAGCAAACTAGAACTAGTCGTTTACGAATTTCAAAAGTATTACCAGAAGACAGTGGAAACTATACATGTTTACCATCATCAGGACAAGCAGCTAGTGTATTCATTCATGTATTATTTGACAAACAGCCTGAGGCTATGCATCACAGTTTCAATCTACGAGGAAGTGCCAGCCAAAAAActcacaataaaattattagattgTGTTTGAACCTACTCATTGTTCCTTATTACTGTTTACAAAATAGCTATAGactgtatttatattga